The stretch of DNA TGTGTGCCCTCACCGTGGACGATGTGCTGCCGCATGACCGGGGCCGAACTCTGGTCGTCCCGCGGTCGAAGACCAATCAGCGTGGCGATCAGGCCGAGCTCGTGATCCTGCCCTACGCCACGCATCCCGAGGCGTGTCCGGTGAGGGCTCTTGACACCTGGCTCGAGCTGGCCGGCGTCACCGACGGGCCGGTGCTGCGACGCGTCTCCACGGGGAACCGGGCCACTCCGGGCGGTCTGCATCGGGCCTCAGTGCACCGGCGGATCACCGCGCTCGTGTCGGCTGCCGGGCTCGACCAGCTCCCGAAGAAGCCGAACTACAGCCCGCACTCGCTGCGCGCGGGTTTCGTCACCTGGGCTCATCTCCGCGGAGCCTCGGATCGGGAGATCGCTGCGCAGACCCGGCATCGGTCCCTGGCCTCTGTCGGCGGATACGTGCGGGTCGCCACGGCCTGGGACAAGAACGCCGCGACTGACCTGGGACTGTAAGCAGCCTCGAACAGTTGTACGATTCTCTCGGCTGGCCGGGCGATCTGACCGCTGGTCTCGCCCGGGGAGGGGGTCGACATGAACCAGCAACGGCGCGAGCCGTTCTATGCCGGCGGCTCCGGGTGCGGGGCGATGGTCAGCGGGTCCGGAGGGCCCCCGAGCCGCTGCACCGGGGGTGCGACGTACGCCGGGCTGGTCATGTTTGCCACCGAGCGTCGACAAGAGGTCTGGTTGTCGTTCGCCTGCGAGCAGCACGTCGACCGGCTCGACGCACCGCGGCGGATGTTGCCGCGTGACCAGGCAGTGCGGGACGAGAGACGCAGAAACGAGCAGGCGGCCCGCTCTGCTCGGCCGTACACCCAGCCGAAGCCGCTGGCGCTCGGCCGGGAGGCCAGGGAGTTACATGCGAAAGCGCTTCGCTGGGCTGCTGCCCACACCGAAGCAGAGGAAGGACTGGTTCCGTGACGGACGACCCCGCCCCGACCGTTCGTAGCCGCGCGCTCGCCAGCGGTGTGCCCGAAGGGCGACTCGTCGAGCACCTGGAGCGGGGCACGCTCCGGCTCGACGGTGAGGTTGTGACCGACCTTGAGACACCGGCGCCGAGTGGAACACGGATCCACGTGGCGGCCAGCCAGTGACCGCAATGACCGCCCAATCCATGGTTTTGTCTCATCGCGGCGAGCCGAGTCGGGACAACACGCCCCGTGCGCGGTACAGCTCGTCGCCGGGAGTAGCGGCTCACCTGCGAGCACACTTTGGGCAGGCTCGCGGCGCGGCGGGACCCGTCGAGCTCGGCTCCGACCCCCGGCCGTCCAGGCCGCATTCCCTCGCCGCGCCACTTTCCTCCGGACCCCGGCTCGTCGCAGGTGAGCCGCGTCGACGCTGCGTGGACACCCGGACCCGCCTCTTGGGCCTCGTCCGCGATCCACTCGTGGGCGAGCGCCGAGCGGGGCGCGCTCGCGCGATCGCTCTCCGCCACCGGCGCCGGAGTGGGCGCCGACGAACCACCGCTGCTCGACACTTCGGCCCGGCTCAGGGCTCGACGAGCTGCAGGACTTTGCGGGCGTCGTCGAGGTCGTCCTGCCAGACCCAGAGCCGGTACGGCGGTTCGATCTGGTGGTAGCCGAAGCGCCCGAGGATCGTCCGGGTACGGACGTCGATACAGACCCGCCGGAAGGCTTGATCAATCCGCGCGCCCGGCGGGACCGGGGCCTCGTTCGGCCGGTCGGCGGCGCCGAGCTTGATACAGGCGCGGTACTCGTAGCCGAGCAGCAGATCCGCGCCGAACTCGGCCCACGCGCCGAGCTTGTTCTCCCACGCGGACTCGGCGGCGTGGACGGCGCGGGCGAGGTCCGCGTCGCGCGGCAGCGACGGGTAGATCGGGAACAGCACCGCCCAGCCGGTTTCGACCAGCTGCAGGTTGAACGTCCGCCGCCGCGGGTCATCCGGCGCAGGAAGCGGCGCCGTGAGCCATGGGGTGACATAGGCCAGCAGCCGCCCGTTCTCCTCGATGACCTCACCGGTCACCACGATCCCGACCTTCCCCACACCGGTGGCCGGGTCGACGACCAGGCGTTCGGCGCGCATCCGGGCGAACTCCTGCCCGGCCCGGGCCCCGGCACTCAGGTGTCGGGCCGCCGCGTCCGGGGTGAGCCGGTCGAGCAGATGCGCGCGCAGGCCCGGCTCGATCGCGTCGTAGACGCCGTCGGCGAGCCGCTGCCGGCACCGATCCAAGGTCGCCTGTGCGGTCGGCGCGCTGCCACCGACATGGGTCTCGGGG from Pseudonocardia sp. C8 encodes:
- a CDS encoding thermonuclease family protein, whose amino-acid sequence is MAEIAFGFRPVTRRVYDAPLLRGIDGDTVNIDQSVRMVSIDTPETHVGGSAPTAQATLDRCRQRLADGVYDAIEPGLRAHLLDRLTPDAAARHLSAGARAGQEFARMRAERLVVDPATGVGKVGIVVTGEVIEENGRLLAYVTPWLTAPLPAPDDPRRRTFNLQLVETGWAVLFPIYPSLPRDADLARAVHAAESAWENKLGAWAEFGADLLLGYEYRACIKLGAADRPNEAPVPPGARIDQAFRRVCIDVRTRTILGRFGYHQIEPPYRLWVWQDDLDDARKVLQLVEP